Part of the Tepiditoga spiralis genome, TCTGTAATAGATTTTCCATTTAATTCATTTTTTAAATTTTCTAAAGTGCCATTTATTATAGTCAAATCTTTTTTATAATTTTCTACAATTATTTCAAGTTTATTTATTTCTTCTGTGTCTAAATAATATTTTTTAATATCGTCTTTATCTTTAAATGGAGTTTCTTTTAATAAATTTTTTAAAAATTCATCTTTATTTTTTATTTGAGAAGACAGGTTATTTAAAGTTGATTTTTCAGATGAATATTTATTTTTTAAATCATTTAAAAAATTAAAGCTTTTTTCTAATTCTTCTTTTAAATTTTTTTCTTTTTCAATAAATTCTTTCAATTTATTTTTTGTATTTTTTAATTCATTTTTTAATGAAGGGTTTTTAGTTATTGAATTAAGTTTATTTGTTGTAATTTCAATATCTTCTTTTAAAGATGTAATTTTTGAAGTTAATTCAGTTTTTCTAATATCTAGATTATATATTTCTTTAGTTATATTTTCATTTTCTTCTTTTTTTAGAGTAAATATTTCATTTAATTTATTAATTTCATCTTCTAATTTTTTATAAATTTTTTCTGAATTTTTAATTTCTTCAAATTTTTTATGAGGGTTTTCTATTTTTATAAGTTTATTTCTTGAATTGTATTCATTACTTTTCTTTTTTAATTCAATATTTAATTCTTTTATATGTTCATTTTTTTCGGATATTAAGTCTTTTAAATTTCTTAATTTTTGATTAGTAGAAGAAATTTTTTCTTTTAAGTTTATAAAGTCTTCATTTTTTCTTTTAATTTTTATTTTTAAATTTTCAATTTTTAAGTTATTTTTTTGATTTATCTTTTTTTGATTTTCATATAAATCATTTGATTTTCTGTAATTTTCATTTAATTTTTTAAGGTTAAATTCATTTAATAAATCATTTAATGGCTTAATATCATTTTTTATTAAGTTTATTTTTGTATTTAAAACTGCTTCTTTCTTTACAATATCTTCTTTTTTAAAATTTAATTCTTTAATTATATTTTTTATATTCTCTTCATTTTTAATATCAATATCAATAATTTCTTCAAATTTTGCAGGGTTATCATGATGTTTTGAACCACAAACAGGACAAGGTTCATTTTCTTTTAGTGTTTTTGCTATTTTTGCATATAAATTTTTTATATTTATTTCATTAATTTTATTTAAGATCTTTTCATTTTCTTCAAGGGAATTTACAATATCTTTTTGTAATAAATAATAATTGCTTTTTTCATTTTCAAGTTTTTCTAATGCGCTTTTTAAGTTTTTAAGTTTTAATTTTTTTTCTTCTATATCATTTAATTGGTTTTCAGATTTCTTTAATTTTTCATAGAATTCTTGTAATTTTTCATAATTTATTTCATTAGATAATGAAGCTTTTTCATTTTCAAGTTTTTTTATTTCAACATTCATGGATTCATTTTCTTTATTAAGTTCTTTTATTAAATTATTGTTTTTATAGAGATCATTTTCAAGTTCTTCTTTTTTTGTTTGTGTATTATTTAATTCAATCTTTATTTTATTTTTTTCTTTATTTATTTCTAATAATTTTAAAAGTATTTCTTTAACTTCAGGTTTTATTATTTCTTTTATGTTTTCTTTCTTTTGTATCAAAGTTTTTAAAAGTTTAGAATTAGAATTAATATCATTATTTATATTTTTGCTTTTATCTAATAATATTTGTTTATTTTCAATAATTTTATTAAGTTCTTTTTCTAACTTGTTTTTTTTAGTTTTATTAGTTTTATTATTTTCTTCAAATATTAATCCATCTTTTAGTTTTTCAATATATTTAATTAAATATTCATAATTTGATTCTTTTTCTCTTAAAGCAAGTTTATAATTTTTATTAATTTTATTAAATTCATTTTCTTTTTCAATAATTTTATTTTTTAAATCATTTAAATATTCATTTTTTTTCATAAAAATTTCGTTTAATTTTTCATATTCTAATATGTTTGGTTTTATATTTATAGCTTTTTTGGCTAAAATTATTTGTTTTTTATATAATTCTATTTTATCCTTATTCTTTAATAATTCAATTAATTTTTTTTCTTCTTCAAATAATTTATTTTGATTATTCCATAATTTTTGATATTTTTCAAAAGCTATAGAAGTAAGTTCTTTTTGAATACTTTCTTTTTCTTTATTTATTTTTAAAAGTTCATTTTCTAAAAATTTTAATTTTTCTTCGTTAATATTTTCATAAGCATTTAATTCTCCGTTTAATTCATTTATATTACTTAATAAATCATTTTTTTTATTTTTTAATTCGTTATAAAGTTTATCTCCATATTTTTCAAGCATAAATATTCTTTGAAGCATTTCAGCTCTTTCTGTACCTTTGGTTTGAGTTAATAATTCGTTAAATTTCCCTTGAGGAAGAACAACACATCTCAAAAAATCTTTATCATTTAATCCTATTATGTCTTTTATAACTTTTTTTGCTTCAGATGTATTTTCTGCAATAGTTATTTGTTTATTTAAATTTTTTACAGAACATTTGTGACTTAATATTCCATTTTTATTTCTTTTAAACTCTCTTTCAATTCTATATTTATTTTCTCCTATTGCAAAAGTATAATTTACAGCTGTTTTTTGTGATGAAGAGTTTATAAATTCTTTTGTGTTTCTTGGTATAATACCGTAAAGTGATAGTACTATTGCGTCTAAGATGGTTGATTTGCCACTTCCTGTTTTGCCAAATATTCCAAAAAAACCATACTTTGTTAGTTCTTCAAAGTTTATTACTTGTTTTTCTTGGAAGCTATTTAAACCTTCTATTTCAAGTAATAGCGGTTTCATTTTATTCACCAACCTTATTTATTAATTCTAAAAATGTTTGAACTAATTCATTTTTTGGTTCAATATTGTTTATACTTTTATAATACATTTTAAATAGTTCTAAATCTGTATAAGTTTTTTCAAATTCTTGTTCAGTTTTTTCTTTAAGTATATCTGTAAATATTGGTTTTATTTCTAATAGATCCTTTTTATATTTTTTAAGTTCCTTTATTTCTTCACCAGTAAGAGGGTTTTTTGTTTTTATTTCAAGATAAGCCCATACATTTTTTTCTGAATTTTTTTTACACAAATTAATTGCTTCATCAATTGAATTAGTTTTCCAGATTTCAATAGGTTTATAATTTTTTAGCATTATTTTTTCTATATTTACTTTTTTATTTTTTTGTATTTCAACAAAAAGAACTCCTTTTATATGATTTGATTCACTTTTACTGTATTGAATTGGAGAACCAGAAAAAAATGCATTTTTATGTTTTGAAACTTTTTGTTGATTATGAAGATGTCCAAGTGCAATATAATCTGCATTTTTAGGAAGATGCTCTGGATTTATTGTATAAATTCCACCAAGTTCAATGTTTCTTTCTGATTCCGTTGAAGAACCACCATTGACAAAAAAATGAGAAACAAGTATATTTATTGTATCTTTTTTAAAATATTTTTTGGATAAATTATTAAATAATTCTCCTATTCTTTCAGAGTACGTTTTTTGAAAATCTTTATCATTTATTTTTTTTTCAAAGATTTCATTTAGTCTTTTTTCACTTGGATAAGGTAAAGCAATTATTGCTGCTTTTTCATTATCTTTTAGTATTTCAATATAGCTTTCTTCTGAATTAATAACTGAAAATCCTTTATAATAAGTGTATTCAGTTTTACTTTTTGGTGTTCCAAATATCAAGACACCAAATTCATTTGCTAAAGGTTTAATACTTTCAAGTCTCTCTGGACTATCGTGGTTTCCTGCTATTATAATTACAGCTCTTTTTCCTTCTTCTGAGATATTTTTTATTGCATAATTAAATAAGTATTCAGCTTCTGATGGAGGATTATAAGTATCAAAAATATCTCCTGCTATAATTATTAAATCTGGATTTTTTCTTTTAACTATTTCTATAAATTCATTGATAAATTCTCTTTGTTCATTTATTCTACTGTATCCTTCAAGCATCTTTCCAAGATGCCAATCTGCAGTATGTAATATTTTCATTATGCACCTCATATATTTAAAAGTATTTTTATGGTATACTAAAATAAAAACAAATTGGGGGTAATTATGATGATAGATAATAATATACTTAATTTTTTTAAACAAAAAAAAATTAGAATTCATATTGAAGGAAATATTGGTTGTGGAAAAACAACACTTGCTAATGCTTTATTTGAAAAATTAAACGCTGATGAATTGATTTTAGAAGAATTTGAAAATAATCCTTATCTTCCTTTATTATATCAAAAAAAAGATGTTGGTTTTCAAACTGAAATGTTTTTTTTAGTTTCACGATTTAAACAGTATAAAAATGAATTGCAAAATAAATTTATAATTTCAGATTATGATATGTTGAAAAATAAAATATTTGCTGAAATAACTATAAAAGATGAAAATGAAAAAGATAAGTTCTTAAAAATATATGATATTTTAAATGAAGAGATAAGGAGTCCAGATGTTTTAATATATATAGATATAAATACAGAAGTAGCAATACAAAGGATAAAAAAAAGAAGTAGAAGTATAGAAAAAATTATAGAAAAAGACTATTTAGAAGTAGTTAATAATAGTTATAAAAAATATTTTAAAAAACAAAAAAATTATATAAAAATTGATGGAAATACTTTCAATGTTTTTGAAGAAAAAGAATTAAATGAATTGATTTTAAAAATAAAAAAATTTGTAGAAAAAAACTGATAAAGTATTTTTTAAAAAAGTTTGCATTGCGTACTAAAATAATGTATAATTAAAATGAATAATTTTTTGGGGGTGAAAAAATGAATTTGTTAATAAAAAATGTGAATATTTATTCTATTAGTTCAGAACCATTTGTTGGAGATGTTTATATTGAGAACGGTAAAATAGAAAAAGTTGGTAAAGATTTAAAATATGATGTTGAAACAATAGATGCTACTGGTAAATTTTTATTGCCAGGTTTTGTAGATCCTCATTCACACATAGGATTATTTGAAGAAGGTGTTGATGGAATACATCAAGATGGAAATGAAATGACAGATCCTGTTACACCTCAAGTTAGAGCAATAGATGCATTTGTAACTAATGATCCTTCTATTAAAAGA contains:
- a CDS encoding SbcC/MukB-like Walker B domain-containing protein, producing the protein MKPLLLEIEGLNSFQEKQVINFEELTKYGFFGIFGKTGSGKSTILDAIVLSLYGIIPRNTKEFINSSSQKTAVNYTFAIGENKYRIEREFKRNKNGILSHKCSVKNLNKQITIAENTSEAKKVIKDIIGLNDKDFLRCVVLPQGKFNELLTQTKGTERAEMLQRIFMLEKYGDKLYNELKNKKNDLLSNINELNGELNAYENINEEKLKFLENELLKINKEKESIQKELTSIAFEKYQKLWNNQNKLFEEEKKLIELLKNKDKIELYKKQIILAKKAINIKPNILEYEKLNEIFMKKNEYLNDLKNKIIEKENEFNKINKNYKLALREKESNYEYLIKYIEKLKDGLIFEENNKTNKTKKNKLEKELNKIIENKQILLDKSKNINNDINSNSKLLKTLIQKKENIKEIIKPEVKEILLKLLEINKEKNKIKIELNNTQTKKEELENDLYKNNNLIKELNKENESMNVEIKKLENEKASLSNEINYEKLQEFYEKLKKSENQLNDIEEKKLKLKNLKSALEKLENEKSNYYLLQKDIVNSLEENEKILNKINEINIKNLYAKIAKTLKENEPCPVCGSKHHDNPAKFEEIIDIDIKNEENIKNIIKELNFKKEDIVKKEAVLNTKINLIKNDIKPLNDLLNEFNLKKLNENYRKSNDLYENQKKINQKNNLKIENLKIKIKRKNEDFINLKEKISSTNQKLRNLKDLISEKNEHIKELNIELKKKSNEYNSRNKLIKIENPHKKFEEIKNSEKIYKKLEDEINKLNEIFTLKKEENENITKEIYNLDIRKTELTSKITSLKEDIEITTNKLNSITKNPSLKNELKNTKNKLKEFIEKEKNLKEELEKSFNFLNDLKNKYSSEKSTLNNLSSQIKNKDEFLKNLLKETPFKDKDDIKKYYLDTEEINKLEIIVENYKKDLTIINGTLENLKNELNGKSITEKEYQEIKTKKDTLNIHLEKIKKEEFLLKNKINENIEKIKIKNSLLKKLKIYIQKKDIYEELSKLFEGKKFVKFISSMQMNHITRDASQRLKKITNERYALEIDNESNFIIRDDGNGGTRRDPKSLSGGETFLASLSLALALSSQIQLKGKIPLEFFFLDEGFGTLDNELLDTVMNSLEKLRNEKLSVGIISHIDELKDRVPTKLLITSANPGNNGSKVKIEHS
- a CDS encoding metallophosphoesterase family protein, yielding MKILHTADWHLGKMLEGYSRINEQREFINEFIEIVKRKNPDLIIIAGDIFDTYNPPSEAEYLFNYAIKNISEEGKRAVIIIAGNHDSPERLESIKPLANEFGVLIFGTPKSKTEYTYYKGFSVINSEESYIEILKDNEKAAIIALPYPSEKRLNEIFEKKINDKDFQKTYSERIGELFNNLSKKYFKKDTINILVSHFFVNGGSSTESERNIELGGIYTINPEHLPKNADYIALGHLHNQQKVSKHKNAFFSGSPIQYSKSESNHIKGVLFVEIQKNKKVNIEKIMLKNYKPIEIWKTNSIDEAINLCKKNSEKNVWAYLEIKTKNPLTGEEIKELKKYKKDLLEIKPIFTDILKEKTEQEFEKTYTDLELFKMYYKSINNIEPKNELVQTFLELINKVGE
- a CDS encoding deoxynucleoside kinase; its protein translation is MIDNNILNFFKQKKIRIHIEGNIGCGKTTLANALFEKLNADELILEEFENNPYLPLLYQKKDVGFQTEMFFLVSRFKQYKNELQNKFIISDYDMLKNKIFAEITIKDENEKDKFLKIYDILNEEIRSPDVLIYIDINTEVAIQRIKKRSRSIEKIIEKDYLEVVNNSYKKYFKKQKNYIKIDGNTFNVFEEKELNELILKIKKFVEKN